Proteins encoded within one genomic window of Etheostoma cragini isolate CJK2018 chromosome 21, CSU_Ecrag_1.0, whole genome shotgun sequence:
- the tmem101 gene encoding transmembrane protein 101, protein MAAPSRKQTLRFLSQLGAFILTRFGFWNCFSMLMLFAERADSKRKPDIHVPYLYVDMGAAVLCASFMSFGVKRRWFAMAAAIQLAISTYASYVGEQVYYGDWLKVRMYSRALAIIGGFMVLASGAGEVYRQKPRSRSLQSTGQVFLGVYLICMVYSLQHSKEDQQAYLNHIVGGEITLMLLEVLFGLLALAFLSGCYVRLAAQILATVLPLVILLIDGNLGYWHHTRKVEFWNQMKLIGHNVGIFGAVLILATDG, encoded by the exons ATGGCAGCTCCCAGTAGAAAGCAAACGTTAAGGTTTCTCAGCCAGTTAGGAGCGTTTATTTTGACCCGGTTCGGATTTTGGAACTGCTTCAGCATGTTGATGCTGTTTGCTGAACGAGCGGACTCGAAAAG GAAACCAGACATCCATGTACCGTACCTGTATGTGGACATGGGGGCTGCAGTGCTCTGTGCTAGCTTCATGTCATTTGGGGTGAAGAGGAGGTGGTTTGCAATGGCCGCTGCCATACAACTGGCCATCAGCACGTACGCATCGTATGTTGGAGAACAAGTGTACTACGGGGACTGGCTTAAG GTACGGATGTATTCCAGAGCGCTGGCCATTATTGGAGGCTTTATGGTTTTGGCCAGTGGCGCGGGGGAGGTGTACAGACAGAAACCTCGCAGCAGATCGCTGCAGTCTACTGGACAGGTTTTCCTGGGAGTCTACCTTATCTGCATG GTGTACTCCCTTCAGCACAGCAAAGAGGACCAACAGGCCTACCTGAACCACATCGTGGGAGGAGAAATCACCTTGATGCTGCTGGAGGTGCTGTTTGGGTTGCTGGCTCTGGCCTTCCTGTCCGGCTGCTACGTCCGCCTGGCTGCACAGATCCTGGCCACCGTCCTGCCTCTGGTGATCCTGCTTATTGATGGCAACCTGGGCTACTGGCACCACACTCGCAAGGTGGAGTTTTGGAACCAGATGAAGCTGATAGGACATAACGTGGGTATCTTCGGCGCTGTGCTGATCCTGGCTACTGACGGTTGA
- the gngt2b gene encoding guanine nucleotide-binding protein G(I)/G(S)/G(O) subunit gamma-T2b, with product MARDMSDKEILKMELEQLKKEVNTTRTPVAANCAETVAFVEALVPNDPLIKGVSDDKNPYKGDKGGCIVT from the exons ATGGCTCGGGATATGTCAGATAAGGAAATCTTAAAAATGGAACTGGAACAGTTGAAGAAGGAAGTTAACACAACTAGAACACCA GTGGCTGCAAACTGCGCAGAGACGGTTGCCTTTGTTGAGGCACTGGTGCCAAATGATCCGCTGATTAAGGGCGTTTCAGATGACAAAAACCCCTACAAGGGAGACAAGGGTGGCTGCATAGTAACATAG
- the si:ch1073-13h15.3 gene encoding inactive all-trans-retinol 13,14-reductase yields MWFLIFLVCLVIWAGGTYRYLYGTPSPFSLESVRPPGPREFDQKKRDKVIKQGFRLNKVPQNLDVIVIGSGIGGLTAGATLAKAGKKVLVLEQHYQAGGCCHTYIEKGFEFDVGLHYIGQVGENSLLRVAFDQISEGQLEFHELNQHFDTIHIGLGNEKREYTILSGKTEMKAHLMKQFPDDTEAIETFFKIMKVSAQHAYYLAILKIIPQWVSLFLLKSGIGNLVSSVFRLSGSSATDFVNTLTSNKDLHVIFAYLFYGVPPKDSSIMINALLIHHYKRGAFYPKGGASEIAFHIIRTIQKYGGNCLVRAPVSRILVNEKGEAYGVKVRKGQEEVEVLAPVVVSNCGIFTTFQTLLPPEITVKPDIQKRLDIMKHARGSFLVFSGFDGTEEELGLKSTNIWLFKDNDMDKSMDDFFALSKEEAPDNIPMMMITIPSSKDPEAKIRHPGKSCMTILMMVKYEWFEEWKDTTARKRGDEYYNYKMRFANNLFDWACTLFPKIKDKLVFQEVATPLTNTHYLGAQRGAMYSSEHNLERFKAETVARNRCSTPVKNLYISGQDVFSCGIAGALHGGLLCASAVLNHIVYLDLDVIKKTLKKRKARELAQLAKKKLQ; encoded by the exons ATGTGGTTCTTAATTTTCTTAGTCTGTTTGGTTATATGGGCCGGTGGCACATACCGGTACCTGTATGGGACACCGAGCCCTTTCTCCTTGGAGTCAGTGAGACCTCCTGGACCTCGAGAGTTTGATCAGAAGAAGCGGGACAAAGTTATCAAGCAAG GCTTCCGCCTCAACAAAGTGCCCCAGAACCTGGATGTTATTGTCATCGGGAGTGGTATCGGTGGGCTGACAGCTGGAGCCACACTGGCCAAAGCAGGAAAGAAAGTCCTGGTGCTGGAACAACATTACCAAGCAGGAGGCTGCTGCCACACCTACATAGAGAAAGGATTTGAGTTTGATGTTG GGCTTCACTACATTGGTCAGGTTGGTGAGAACAGTCTGCTGCGCGTTGCCTTCGACCAGATCTCTGAGGGCCAGTTGGAGTTCCATGAGCTAAATCAACACTTTGACACCATTCATATTGGCCTGGGCAATGAGAAACGAGAGTACACAATTTTATCCggtaaaactgaaatgaaagcCCATTTGATGAAGCAATTCCCCGATGACACAGAGGCCATTGAGACATTCTTCAAAATCATGAAG GTCTCAGCTCAGCATGCTTACTACCTGGCAATTCTAAAGATAATACCGCAGTGGGTCTCTTTATTCCTGCTGAAGTCAGGCATCGGAAACCTTGTCTCATCGGTGTTCCGCCTCTCTGGCTCATCTGCAACAGACTTTGTGAACACCCTAACCAGCAACAAGGACCTCCATGTCATCTTTGCTTATCTTTTCTATG GTGTGCCTCCAAAGGACTCCAGTATTATGATCAATGCCCTCCTGATTCATCACTACAAACGAGGTGCCTTCTACCCTAAAGGGGGTGCCAGTGAGATTGCCTTCCATATCATCCGCACCATTCAGAAATATGGAGGAAACTGCCTGGTCAGAGCTCCCGTCTCCAGGATTTTGGTTAACGAGAAGGGAGAAGCTTATG GTGTGAAAGTGAGGAAAGGTCAGGAGGAAGTGGAGGTTCTTGCCCCTGTAGTTGTTTCAAACTGTGGCATCTTCACTACCTTCCAGACACTTCTTCCCCCTGAGATTACAGTCAAGCCAG ATATTCAGAAAAGACTGGACATAATGAAACATGCCAGAGGGTCCTTTTTGGTCTTCTCTGGCTTTGATGGAACGGAAGAGGAGTTGGGCCTCAAGTCCACAAACATCTGGCTGTTCAAAGACAATGACATGGACAAGTC GATGGATGACTTCTTTGCATTGAGTAAAGAGGAAGCACCAGATAATATTCCCATGATGATGATCACAATACCATCTTCCAAAGACCCAGAAGCCAAAATAAGACACCCTG GAAAATCTTGTATGACAATACTGATGATGGTGAAGTATGAATGGTTTGAGGAATGGAAAGACACTACTGCACGCAAAAGGGGCGATGAATACTATAACTACAAAATGAGATTTGCTAACAACCTCTTTGACTGGGCTTGTACTTTATTCCCTAAAATCAAAGACAAG TTGGTATTCCAGGAGGTGGCGACCCCACTGACCAACACTCACTATTTGGGTGCCCAGCGTGGAGCCATGTACTCCTCAGAGCACAACCTAGAGCGTTTCAAAGCCGAGACTGTGGCAAGGAACAGGTGTAGCACCCCTGTCAAAAACCTCTACATCTCAG GTCAAGATGTGTTCAGCTGTGGGATAGCAGGCGCTTTGCATGGTGGACTCCTCTGCGCCTCTGCTGTGTTGAATCACATTGTCTACCTTGACTTGGACGTCATCAAGAAGACGCTGAAGAAGAGAAAAGCCAGAGAGTTGGCTCAGCTGGCTAAAAAGAAACTGCAGTGA